One Mastacembelus armatus chromosome 10, fMasArm1.2, whole genome shotgun sequence DNA window includes the following coding sequences:
- the arl3l1 gene encoding ADP ribosylation factor like GTPase 3, like 1, translating into MTWMIWSFSYSSTELSTCMQGLLSVIEKLKGSTEQEVRIVLLGLDNAGKTTLLKSLASEDVNTITPTQGFNIKSVASHGMKLNVWDIGGQRKIRPFWKKYLENTDLLIYVIDSADKKRFEETGLELSELIDEENLKGVPVLIFANKQDLATASPASEIAVGLNLHTYRDREWQIQACSAVSGEGVQDGMNWICNNIVNKKK; encoded by the exons ATGACCTGGATGATATGGTCTTTTTCCTATTCCTCTACTGAACTCTCTACTTGTATGCAGGGCTTACTCTCTGTTATCGAGAAACTGAAGGGATCCACAGAACAGGAGGTCAGGATAGTGCTTCTGGGGTTGGACAATGCTGGTAAGACCACCCTTCTGAAAAGCCTCGCCTCTGAGGATGTGAACACCATCACGCCAACACAG GGCTTCAACATAAAGAGCGTTGCCTCTCATGGCATGAAACTCAATGTCTGGGACATTGGAGGACAAAGGAAGATCAGGCCTTTCTGGAAAAAGTACCTAGAAAACACAGACCTGTTG ATTTATGTTATTGACAGTGCAGACAAGAAGCGGTTTGAGGAGACGGGCCTG GAGCTGTCGGAGCTGATCGATGAGGAGAATCTAAAGGGGGTTCCGGTCCTCATCTTTGCCAATAAACAGGATCTGGCCACAGCATCACCAGCCAGTGAGATTGCTGTGGGACTCAACTTACATACATACCGGGACCGTGAGTGGCAGATTCAGGCCTGCTCAGCTGTGTCTGGAGAGGGAGTTCAG GATGGCATGAATTGGATTTGCAACAACATCGTGAATAAGAAGAAGTGA
- the LOC113143977 gene encoding uncharacterized protein LOC113143977 has product MTEISLNFLLAHFLIVGVGSVCIPVQCLKCNITGVAGSCAVHCGEEASCINDIPSNCTKDFQVSIKSTGSNVNEGDDITLTCDCDLPNVTLIFGWKKDGVEILESQNKSELHLPKVLTSGAGQYTCYVNSSCGSYVSSPHKVTVNNQSMVLLVICGVSALLLVTIMGLVMKFKLKRDNAKYRERRQRELAEQGGGPGPFTQRRL; this is encoded by the exons ATGACTGAGATATCTCTGAATTTTTTGCTTGCCCATTTCCTAATAG TTGGTGTTGGCTCTGTCTGCATTCCTGTCCAATGTCTGAAATGTAACATTACTGGAGTGGcag GTTCTTGTGCTGTCCACTGCGGTGAAGAAGCTTCATGCATTAACG ATATTCCATCAAACTGCACAAAAG ACTTTCAGGTTTCTATCAAGAGCACTGGATCCAATGTAAATGAAGGTGATGACATCACTCTAACGTGTGACTGTGACCTTCCTAATGTGACTCTGATATTTGGGTGGAAGAAGGATGGGGTGGAAATCCTagaaagccaaaacaaaagTGAGCTGCATCTCCCAAAAGTGTTGACATCCGGGGCAGGCCAGTACACCTGCTATGTGAATAGCTCGTGCGGCAGTTACGTCTCTTCACCACACAAGGTCACTGTAAACA ATCAAAGTATGGTCCTCCTGGTGATCTGCGGTGTCTCAGCTTTGCTCCTGGTCACAATTATGGGGCTGGTTATGAAGTTTAAGCTGAAAAGAGACAACG ctaAATACAGagaaaggaggcagagggaACTGGCTGAACAGGGCGGTGGCCCAGGTCCATTTACGCAGAGAAGgctctaa